TGGATTTTATTTCAAAAAAACAGATTGTCTGCATACTGACAGGCCATGGTCTTAAAGATCCTGATACTGCAATCTCAAGTTCGGATGAAATAATCAGGGTTAAAAAAGATTATAATCAGATAAAAGAAATACTTGGATTATGAACGAAAATAAAATGATTATAAGAGTAAGGACTTTTGCGACTGTAGCGAATCTGGGTCCTGGTTTTGACTGTGCCGGTATGGCTCTTGATCTTTATAATGATCATGAAGTTTACGAAAATCAGGATGGGAAAGACTGTGTTTTTATAGAAGGAAACGACAGACACAGGATAGCAACTGACGGAAATAATCTGATTTGCAGGACAATCCGGAAAACATATGAAATAAAAACCGGGAAAAAATTTGAAGATTTAAAAAAGAATTTCAGGATAATTACCCATATCGGAGTTCCGGTGGAAAGAGGGCTTGGCAGCAGCTCGACTGCCGTAGTGGCAGGGCTTCTGATTGCTGACAGGGTTTTTGGTTTCGGCATGACCCGGAAGGAGCTTTTAAATGCCGGCCTGGAAATAGAGTCACACCCGGACAATATTGCTCCATGTATATCGGGAGGGCTTGTAGTCTGTTACAGGGACAGGAATAATGAGATAGGTTTTAAGAAAATCAGGACAGGTAATAATTTTAAAATATTATTAATCATTCCGGATTATAAAGTAAACACCAATGAAGCCAGGAAACTGGTTCCTGATTCTTTCCCCAGGGAAGAT
Above is a genomic segment from Actinomycetota bacterium containing:
- the thrB gene encoding homoserine kinase: MNENKMIIRVRTFATVANLGPGFDCAGMALDLYNDHEVYENQDGKDCVFIEGNDRHRIATDGNNLICRTIRKTYEIKTGKKFEDLKKNFRIITHIGVPVERGLGSSSTAVVAGLLIADRVFGFGMTRKELLNAGLEIESHPDNIAPCISGGLVVCYRDRNNEIGFKKIRTGNNFKILLIIPDYKVNTNEARKLVPDSFPREDVIANISNFALLINSFASGDFTDASDFINDRIHQPYRKAVYPDSISLVEELNETAGLPAAIGGSGPTVFAIIPENKMKEANIYVEETLKKKYPEFDYIFTSISSKGSYCY